Proteins from a genomic interval of Schistocerca piceifrons isolate TAMUIC-IGC-003096 chromosome 3, iqSchPice1.1, whole genome shotgun sequence:
- the LOC124788348 gene encoding achaete-scute homolog 1a-like yields the protein MATASISVMTLGPQQKAVASLVQPASAAATGASCVIVTTSPSAAAALGVAQQQQPQVLSPLLPKHALLVQQKRPIAAATSEVRAAAAAAAAQQADLLRCKRRINFASGNGTQPHAGGGYHAHHHHHQPASVARRNARERNRVKQVNNGFATLRQHIPASVAAALSSPGVGGGGGGGGGGGSGRQASKKLSKVETLRMAVEYIRSLQQLLAEHDGVQTGGPVAAPDTPASASSYYASDDAASAVGHFTPSQMLGSSLSPPCSEAASSSGSPTPSFASEGSSSYAASSTVYAANGTADAYDGYEPMSPEDEELLDAISWWQQSQ from the coding sequence ATGGCCACAGCGTCGATCAGCGTGATGACCCTGGGCCCGCAGCAGAAGGCCGTGGCGAGCCTCGTCCAGCCGGCCTCGGCGGCGGCCACCGGTGCCAGTTGCGTCATCGTGACGACGTCTCCGTCAGCCGCGGCGGCGCTCGGCgtggcgcagcagcagcagccgcaggtgCTGTCGCCGCTGCTGCCCAAGCACGCGCTGCTCGTCCAGCAGAAGAGGCCCATCGCGGCCGCCACCTCCGAAGTCAGGGCTGCAGCAGCCGCGGCGGCGGCACAACAGGCGGATTTGCTACGCTGCAAGAGGCGCATCAACTTCGCCTCCGGGAACGGTACCCAGCCGCACGCCGGCGGCGGATACCacgcccaccaccaccaccaccagccggCGTCCGTCGCGCGGAGGAACGCCCGCGAGCGCAACCGAGTCAAGCAAGTGAACAACGGCTTCGCGACGCTGAGGCAGCACATCCCGGCGTCGGTGGCGGCGGCGCTGTCTTCTcccggcgtgggcggcggcggcggcggcggcggcggcggtggcagcggACGCCAGGCGAGTAAGAAGCTGAGCAAGGTGGAGACCCTGCGGATGGCCGTCGAGTACATCCGCAGCCTGCAGCAGCTGCTGGCGGAGCACGACGGAGTCCAGACCGGGGGCCCTGTGGCGGCTCCCGACACGCCCGCCTCCGCGAGTTCCTACTACGCCTCCGACGACGCCGCGTCCGCAGTCGGCCACTTCACGCCGTCGCAGATGCTGGGCTCGTCGCTGTCGCCGCCTTGCTCCGAGGCGGCCAGCTCGTCGGGGTCGCCGACGCCGTCCTTCGCGTCGGAGGGCTCGTCGTCGTACGCGGCGTCCTCGACGGTGTACGCGGCCAACGGCACCGCAGACGCCTACGACGGCTACGAGCCGATGAGCCCCGAAGACGAGGAGCTGCTGGACGCCATCTCGTGGTGGCAGCAGAGCCAGTGA